TATATTGGATTTGTGAATCCACATGTTATTGCAGGGCCAGTTCTTAGAGTTGTAAAAGAAATCAAAGAGGAAGTGGAGCCTAGAGACTTTGTCCTAGGCTTATTAGAAAAAGCTTTTTTAAAAAGGTCAAAATTTCGTGCATATTCAAATTATCGACTTTCGTATGGAGAATCAGACTTCTTGCCGGGCTTGATAGTAGATGTTTTTAATAACTACGTTTTAGTTCAAATAAACACAGCAGGAATAGATATCTTTAGGGAAGAGATAAAATCTTTCTTAGAGGAAAAGTATCCGAAAAGAAAAGTTGTTCTCTTTGATAATGAAAGTTATAGGAAAAATGAAATGTTACCAATGTATGAAAATACAAAGGTAGACAAGGTTGATATAGAAGAAAGTGGTCTTAAGTACAGTATTGATGGGGAGACAATTCAAAAAATAGGGTACTACTTTGATCATAGGGAAAATAGGCTCAAGCTGGAGCGATTTCTTAAAGAGATTTCCCCACTAGATAAAGGATTAGATCTCTTTTCATATGTTGGAAGCTGGGGGCTTCATATGTTGAGAGGTGGAGTGTTAAAAGTTGACTTTGTTGATCAAGCAAAAATGGATAAAAATATAAAATCAAATCTGTCTTTGAATGAATTCGAAGGTAGAGGAGAATTTATTAGAAAAGATGTCTTCTCTTACTTAGACCAATGTATTCAAACTAAAGAAAGTTTTGATATAATAATTAGTGATCCACCGGCGTTTAGTAAGAGCGAAAAGAATCTTAAAAAGGCCTTGGGTGGCTACGAGAAATTACATACTAAATCTCTACGACTGCTAAAGGATGAAGGTTACTATGTTGCGGCAAGCTGCACACATGGAGTCTCAATTGAGGATTTAGATTTAACAGTCTTGAAGGCGTCTAAGAAAATAGGAAAAAGGGTACAACTATTAGACATTGGTGTTCAAGGATGGGACCACCCTTTTGAAAGCTTAGGAAGTAAAGCATTCTATATTAAATATTTATTATATCAAGTTTATGAATAAGGATTGTTATGAGCGCGATTAGAGAAAAGTCAATTGAAGCATTGACCGAAGCGAAGAAAGTAATTTATGGTCAGGAAAAAATGCTGGATGCCATTTTGGCAGCACTTGTTTGCGAAGGCCATTTACTTATAGAAGGAATGCCTGGTTTAGGGAAAACCATGAGTGTTTCAACAATGAGTAAACTCTGTGATCTGTCTTATAAGAGAATTCAATTTACGCCCGACCTTCTACCTTCTGATCTAGTGGGAACAATGATTTACTCTCAGCAAAGAGAGGAGTTCTCAACAAAGTTTGGTCCAATATTTACTCAATTACTTTTGGCTGATGAGATCAATAGATCTCCAGCAAAAGTTCAGGCAGCATTACTCGAGGCAATGGCCGAAAAGCAAGTCACAATTGGAGATAATACGCATAAGCTCTCTAGTCCTTTTGTCGTCCTTGCAACACAGAACCCTATAGATCAAGAGGGGACATATCAACTTCCTGAAGCTCAGTTAGATCGCTTTATGATGAAGATTGATGTGGATTATCCAGATTTTGAAGCAGAGAAAAATATTCTTGGTCAGAAAGGAAACTTCCTAGATGAGATTAAATCTGTTCTGACAACAGATGATATACTTTCAATGAAAGAAGAGGTTGAGGCAATATATATTGACGAAAAAATTAAAGATTTAATTGTTAAAATTGTTCATGCAACAAGACCTGGTAATAAACACTTTGATAAATCATTTGAAGGCGCGATTCTCGCTGGTGGATCACCACGTGCTTGTATTTGGCTATATAAAATTAGTAAGTTTATAGCGTACATGGATAATAAGGACTTTGTAACTCCAGGGCATATCATGGAAATTGTTTCAGGAGTTCTTGGTCACAGGTTAATACTTACTTATGAGGCCTCTATTGATAATCTGAAGGGCTCAGATATCGCAAAGAGAATCGCAGAAAAGCTAATATAATGAATTTAAAAAGTGTAAGAGAAATTGTTGGAGGAATTAAAGGGGCTCTCTTTAAGAACTCAAATGGGTTTTCCATAGGAATGTTGAAATCACATTTCAAGGGTAGTGGATTGCAGTTTAAAGAGCATATGGTTTATTCCCATGGAGACGATGTTCGTTTTATTGACTGGAACCTCACGGCAAAAACACAGAATACATTTGTAAAAACATTTGAAGAAGAAAGAAATGTTGAAATAGTAGTTGTTTTAGATTTATCGGCTTCAATGTTCTTAGGTTATAAAGGAGTATCAAAACTCCAAGCTTCAATAGAAATATGCTGTCTTCTTTTCTTACTTTCAAGTGAAACAAGCGACTACGTTCAAGTTATTATTCTTGGTGAGGTTATAACATCACTTCCAAAGGCCTCGGGTGAAAAAGGAATTGCCATTTTAGTTTCTAAGTTAGAAGAAATAGGCGTACTAAACTCTAGTGGAAAGGTGAACATAAACTATCCTTATGAAAATGAGGGGATTGAATCAGTAGATAAAGAAAAGTCTTTGAAGTATTTGAGAAGAAATAAAGAAGTTGTGATCCTCTCTGATTTTGTAAGCTTCTTAAGTGCTGAAGAGTTAAAGAAATTAGCCTTTAGGAAGCATGTGCATTGTTTTCGCGTGATAGGACCTTTAGATGAAGCCGCTAGGAAATCATACAATCTTTATACAAAAAGTCGCGATGGTTCAGGTGCTTTGGCTGAGATTCATAAAAAGAAAATAGAAGAACTTGAAGATATCCTAGGGAAGAGAATAAAGAAGTTGAATGTAAAGGATCGATACCTTGAAGAGTTTATAAAGGAGATGATGTGAAATTATCTTTGACCTTAACTTTATTTCTCTTTATTTTAAATTTTTCTTCACTTGCTTACGAAGTGGAGGGTAGATTAAAAAACTTAAGTCCAGATAAGATAATACTTGAGGGAGAGAGCTTTGATGGTGAACTTTCTATATGGCCAATGCCTGAAGAAAGTCTTGAGGCAATCAAAGAAAGCTTGGAAGGTAAATCATTTCTAGATTATTTTTATATAGCGAAAATTGATAATATCAGATTCTCAGAAAATAATTCAGATGTTATTGTCGTCAATGCTAAAGTAGTTTTAGTTAAAGCGTACGAGTCTAAGAGTGTTTTTATTTGGACCTATAAGAGCTTGACCGTCCCTGTTGCCGTTGAAGAAGTGGCACCTCAAAAAAATGATGTCGGAAAGAATTTTGTGATACTTAATCAGAAAGAAGGTTTCCTTTCGAGCAAGTATAACTTCTCTTTATTGTTGGTAGGTCTCTTGTTTATTGTTTTAACTTTTTATTTTGGAAGAAAGGTACAAACTAGAAGAAGAATAAAGAAAGAGCAGCTCGCCATAATTTCAAATTGGAATAACCTTTTTCAGAATGCAAAGAGGAGAGCTGATGTTGAGATTATTTATGCGAAGAAAAGTGAGTGGCTCAATATTATAGGAGGAGAGACACCACCGATAATAAATTTTTTTGAAACTTTGAATGCTATTCAATATAAGCAATCGTGGAATGATATCGAGGAACATAAAGTACTTGAGGCCTTTGATGACATAAGAGGTATTTTTGCAAGAACTTGAGTTTTCAACATTTTATAATTCTCTGTGGGGAATCGTTGGTCTAGTTGTATGGACTTTCTCATTTTATCACTTTTTTAAAAAGCCAGAATTACTCCTACCGTCTGGAATGATGAAGAAAACGGGGGGAGTTAAAAGATCTTTGGTGTGGATTGTTGGCAGCCTTGGTTGGCTTCTTGTTGCCTACTCTTTAACTCAGCCAAGAGTTCCTCAGGGCTTTGCCAAGAATAAAATTGAAGTTAATGATATTTTCTTTGTCGTTGATGTTTCGAGATCAATGCTTGCAGATGACTTTAAGCCAAATAGACTTGAGGTTGCAAAAGATAAAATTGCTGACTTTGTTGGACTAAGACCTACTGATAGAATTGGTTTGATAATTTTTTCGGAAAGAGCCTTTACACTACTGCCACTTAGTACAGATTTAAAACTAATCAAGCAAATGGTTGGAGAAATAGATGTTGGAGGAATGCTTGGAAGTGGGACAAATATTGGTGATGCTTTAGGTTTAGCTGTGGCCCGTGGGGCTCAGTCGTTAGCAAAGAGTAAAGTTATTATACTTCTTACTGATGGAGTTAGTAATGTAGGCTTTTTAACACCCATTCAAGCAGCCGAAGAAGCAATGAAGCAAGGAATAAAGGTTTATACCATAGGAATCGGAGGTCGTGGAGATGCAAGAATTCCATATGGAAAGAATATATTTGGTCGACAGAGGTATCAACCCATTCCCGGGGGATCAATAGACTTCAAGACATTGCAGGCTATTGCTGACAAAACGAAAGGAAAAAGTTTTGAAGCTCAAGATGAAAAAGCATTGGCAGAAGTTTTAAGTGAAATTGAAAAATTAGAAAAATCTGAAATAAATGCTAGCGCAAGGGTAATCTATAAGGAACTTTATTTAATGTTCTTAATTCCCGGTGTTGTTTTAATTTTATTGGCTTCATTTCTTAGAAAGTATTACTTGAGAGAGGGAGGAGTATGAGCTTTGAATACCATAAATATCTTGCTATTGCAGTCCCTCTCTTAGTTGTTCACTTCTATTTTTTTAGAAGAAACGATAAGGAGTTCTTTCAATGGGTAGAAGACCATTGGTTTCTTAAGAGAAGTATTTCAAGTAAAGTTAGCAGACTTTTTTTCTTCGTTGCAATGGCACTCCTTGCCCTGTCGACTCTTGATCTTAGGGGACCTGAGGAAAAAATAGAAACTTCAATACCAGATCAAAAGACAATTATTCTTCTAGATAAATCAGCGAGTATGCTGGTTGAAGATGTAAGACCCAATCGTTTTAAAAAGGCCGTAATGATGGCAAGGCACTTTGTGAAAAAGGCCGCTGGCCATCAAGTCTCTATAATTGTCTTTTCAGATACTCATAAGAGAGTCGTTCCATTTACAGATGACATTGACTTATTAGACTCCATTCTTGGAGGACTATTGGATCTTGATATTAACGTTGGTGGATCTGAATTGTCTGTGGCAATGAAAGAGGCGACAAGTTATTTTACCCTAGAGAATGAATATAAAGGTGGAAATCTTCTTGTCTTTACTGACGGAGAAGAACATGACTCTTTAGAAAACTTTAAGCTACAAGATGACATAAACTTGGCAATTGTTGGAATTGGAACACTTAATGGCGGCCCGATACCCCTTCGAAGAAAAGGTGGAAGCTTTCAAGGTTATAAGAAGTATGAAGGCAAAGAGATAAACTCTAAATTGAATGAAGTTAATATTAAAAAATTTGTAAATAGAACAAAGAATTCAAAATATTGGATATCTCTTTCCTATAGTCTGCCTACAGATGAGATCTTAGACTTTTTTAGACAGAAATTTCAATCAAAACTTAGTAAAGGGCAATCTCGCATTAGGCCGGTTTTAGTGAAATACCTAGTTATACCTGCTGTTTTTATTTATCTTCTTTCATACCTTATCTCTCTACGTAGATCTTACGCCGTATTATCACTTCTGCTTGTAGTCACTCTTGCTACGGGAAGACCTGTAGCCGCAGAAGAAAAAGAAATCTCGCCAAATGATATAAAGGCACAAGCACTTCTCGAGAAGATGAGGCAAGGAGATCTGGACGAGACAGGTAAGCTTAAAATTGCTGAGGAATTGCTAAAGCTTAATAAATCAAAAGAATCGAGTACGATTTATCAAGAAACGATTAAGAATATTGACGAGTATCCAAATAATACTTTGTTGAACATGGGAACAAGCTTGTTGAAATCTGGGAAAATTGGTGAAGCACTAGATCTTTTTGATAAAATAAGAGAGAGGCGCGAGTTTAGTGAGGAAGAAAGAAAAATCATTGAAACGAATACGCTAAGAGCGATTCAAAAAAGTAAGCAAGATAAGAAAGAACAAGAAGATAAGAAAAAAGAGGAAGAAAAAGAGAAAAAGAAGAACGAAGATAAGAAAAAACAAGATAAAGGTGAGAAGGATCAGTCTGGAGATAAGAAGGAAGACAAGAAAGGGAAGGGATCTCAAAATCAAAATGAAAAAGACCAGAAACCTTCTGAAAATAAAAATGATAAAGATGAAGATAAGGAAGATAATAAGAAAAAGAATGAAGAGAGTGACAATAAAGATGATAAAAAAAATAAACAAAAGAAGACAATAAAAGAAAAAGAGAGTGATATTAAGAAGAAGAGAAAAATGGTGAAGATTCCTGCAACTCTGAAACAGATTATGAATGATGACAGGGGATTACAAAAGAAATATTTAAAGACAACTATTGGTAAAGATAAAAGAAGTGAAAGAAGAGATTGGTAAATGAAAAAAATAATTAGTTTAATATTGATGTTATTAACACTCACAAGCTTTGGTTCAGAGAAAGTTTCGATCTCCATTTTGCCGAATGCGCCAGTTTTAAATGAACCTTTTGAATTAATATTTAAAATAAAACTTACTGGAGATGAGGAACCATATATCTCTTTTGATCCGGGAGGAGCTTCTGTAACAGGAAGAAGTAATGGAGGTGTTTCACTAAAAACAACCATTATAAATGGAAAGTTTACTACCAGCAAAGAAGTAACTTATGTCTATAGTATGCTATCGACAAGACGTGGAACTCTCTATATTAAAAATATCGAAGTTGACTTTGGTGGAGGAAAAACAGAGAAGCTCAAAAATCTCAGAATAAATATCCTAAGAGAACCGCAAAAGCCAAAAGACATTTTTGTTATGGCGATACCATCAAAGACAGAGGTTTATGTTGGTGAGGGCTTTGATGTGAATTATTATCTCTATCAAAGAGTAAATGTAATGGGTAGCGAACTCGAAAAGTATCCAGCACTGGGAGACTTTTTAAAACGCTTTCATCTTGTTAATGAAACGATAGAAACGGTGCGATTTAAGGATGAGCTCTATCGAAGGTCTTTGAAGTATTCGGCAAGATTGTTCGCTCAGAAGGCCGGGAAGGCTCAAATAGATCCTCTAAAATTAAAAGTTCAGTATTCTTCTGGAACAAGTCGTAGTAATTTTGGGTTTGGGATACAGCTTGGTCAAGTAAGGGTGAGAAGTTTTCAGAGTGAAAAAGTTGAAATAAACGTTCTTCCTTTGCCGACAGAAAATGTCCCACCATACTTTAGTGGCCTGGTTGGAGAGCACGATTTTACATTACAGGTTCCACGAACAAAGTATGTGGTTAATGAGGCGATTGAGGCAAAACTTGAGGTCCAGGGGGTAGGAGCTTTAGAGGCCTACGAGGCCCCAAAGTTATTTAAACACAAGGACCTTGAAGAATTTGATACAAAGGGTGAAATTCAGCCGATTAATAATCAGATTCAGAAGAAGACTTTTGAATATACTTATCTTGCTCGTTCATCTTTTGATATTGAAGCTCATGTTGAAAAGGTCGCATATTTTGATCCTGTAAAAAAAGAATATGTAACGAAAGAAATTCAAGTGCCAAAGATTTCAATTTCTGGAGGGGCGGTCAAGAGCAGTAGTTATAGTAACTCTGAAAAAGTGAAGTCCGAACAACTACTACCTATTACTAGTGAAGAGAAGTCACCACTAGGAATAGTTGGAGTAAATTTAGGAAAAGTTAAAACATCTAATAAAATAATAAATTTGATAAATTATATTTTTGCAGGGGTTTTCTTATTATTAGTTATTAGTCTTTTTTTCGTGAGGAAAAGACTGTCAACGAATATGGAAATTTCGAAAGAAATCATAAGAGATATATTAAAAG
This sequence is a window from Halobacteriovorax sp. JY17. Protein-coding genes within it:
- a CDS encoding DUF58 domain-containing protein encodes the protein MNLKSVREIVGGIKGALFKNSNGFSIGMLKSHFKGSGLQFKEHMVYSHGDDVRFIDWNLTAKTQNTFVKTFEEERNVEIVVVLDLSASMFLGYKGVSKLQASIEICCLLFLLSSETSDYVQVIILGEVITSLPKASGEKGIAILVSKLEEIGVLNSSGKVNINYPYENEGIESVDKEKSLKYLRRNKEVVILSDFVSFLSAEELKKLAFRKHVHCFRVIGPLDEAARKSYNLYTKSRDGSGALAEIHKKKIEELEDILGKRIKKLNVKDRYLEEFIKEMM
- a CDS encoding AAA family ATPase; its protein translation is MSAIREKSIEALTEAKKVIYGQEKMLDAILAALVCEGHLLIEGMPGLGKTMSVSTMSKLCDLSYKRIQFTPDLLPSDLVGTMIYSQQREEFSTKFGPIFTQLLLADEINRSPAKVQAALLEAMAEKQVTIGDNTHKLSSPFVVLATQNPIDQEGTYQLPEAQLDRFMMKIDVDYPDFEAEKNILGQKGNFLDEIKSVLTTDDILSMKEEVEAIYIDEKIKDLIVKIVHATRPGNKHFDKSFEGAILAGGSPRACIWLYKISKFIAYMDNKDFVTPGHIMEIVSGVLGHRLILTYEASIDNLKGSDIAKRIAEKLI
- a CDS encoding class I SAM-dependent methyltransferase, which codes for MREVELTKAAARQLSLYCVSFYERDIETSIKSFRPGEWVVIKREAQLYIGFVNPHVIAGPVLRVVKEIKEEVEPRDFVLGLLEKAFLKRSKFRAYSNYRLSYGESDFLPGLIVDVFNNYVLVQINTAGIDIFREEIKSFLEEKYPKRKVVLFDNESYRKNEMLPMYENTKVDKVDIEESGLKYSIDGETIQKIGYYFDHRENRLKLERFLKEISPLDKGLDLFSYVGSWGLHMLRGGVLKVDFVDQAKMDKNIKSNLSLNEFEGRGEFIRKDVFSYLDQCIQTKESFDIIISDPPAFSKSEKNLKKALGGYEKLHTKSLRLLKDEGYYVAASCTHGVSIEDLDLTVLKASKKIGKRVQLLDIGVQGWDHPFESLGSKAFYIKYLLYQVYE
- a CDS encoding VWA domain-containing protein: MQELEFSTFYNSLWGIVGLVVWTFSFYHFFKKPELLLPSGMMKKTGGVKRSLVWIVGSLGWLLVAYSLTQPRVPQGFAKNKIEVNDIFFVVDVSRSMLADDFKPNRLEVAKDKIADFVGLRPTDRIGLIIFSERAFTLLPLSTDLKLIKQMVGEIDVGGMLGSGTNIGDALGLAVARGAQSLAKSKVIILLTDGVSNVGFLTPIQAAEEAMKQGIKVYTIGIGGRGDARIPYGKNIFGRQRYQPIPGGSIDFKTLQAIADKTKGKSFEAQDEKALAEVLSEIEKLEKSEINASARVIYKELYLMFLIPGVVLILLASFLRKYYLREGGV
- a CDS encoding BatD family protein; the protein is MKKIISLILMLLTLTSFGSEKVSISILPNAPVLNEPFELIFKIKLTGDEEPYISFDPGGASVTGRSNGGVSLKTTIINGKFTTSKEVTYVYSMLSTRRGTLYIKNIEVDFGGGKTEKLKNLRINILREPQKPKDIFVMAIPSKTEVYVGEGFDVNYYLYQRVNVMGSELEKYPALGDFLKRFHLVNETIETVRFKDELYRRSLKYSARLFAQKAGKAQIDPLKLKVQYSSGTSRSNFGFGIQLGQVRVRSFQSEKVEINVLPLPTENVPPYFSGLVGEHDFTLQVPRTKYVVNEAIEAKLEVQGVGALEAYEAPKLFKHKDLEEFDTKGEIQPINNQIQKKTFEYTYLARSSFDIEAHVEKVAYFDPVKKEYVTKEIQVPKISISGGAVKSSSYSNSEKVKSEQLLPITSEEKSPLGIVGVNLGKVKTSNKIINLINYIFAGVFLLLVISLFFVRKRLSTNMEISKEIIRDILKGNLSFSSLYSVLSLISDDLGKNVGEKVRESSLSEGAKSYFLSLLDSLERGTYSTEKGGKGKVNKKHFKELRQVIK
- a CDS encoding VWA domain-containing protein, whose protein sequence is MSFEYHKYLAIAVPLLVVHFYFFRRNDKEFFQWVEDHWFLKRSISSKVSRLFFFVAMALLALSTLDLRGPEEKIETSIPDQKTIILLDKSASMLVEDVRPNRFKKAVMMARHFVKKAAGHQVSIIVFSDTHKRVVPFTDDIDLLDSILGGLLDLDINVGGSELSVAMKEATSYFTLENEYKGGNLLVFTDGEEHDSLENFKLQDDINLAIVGIGTLNGGPIPLRRKGGSFQGYKKYEGKEINSKLNEVNIKKFVNRTKNSKYWISLSYSLPTDEILDFFRQKFQSKLSKGQSRIRPVLVKYLVIPAVFIYLLSYLISLRRSYAVLSLLLVVTLATGRPVAAEEKEISPNDIKAQALLEKMRQGDLDETGKLKIAEELLKLNKSKESSTIYQETIKNIDEYPNNTLLNMGTSLLKSGKIGEALDLFDKIRERREFSEEERKIIETNTLRAIQKSKQDKKEQEDKKKEEEKEKKKNEDKKKQDKGEKDQSGDKKEDKKGKGSQNQNEKDQKPSENKNDKDEDKEDNKKKNEESDNKDDKKNKQKKTIKEKESDIKKKRKMVKIPATLKQIMNDDRGLQKKYLKTTIGKDKRSERRDW